Below is a window of Enterococcus gilvus ATCC BAA-350 DNA.
CCGAAATTTGGCAAAAAAACAAAAGGCATCGACTAATCAATGCCTTTTGTTCGAAATTATTTCTCTATTTGCCATTTTTGGTGCATCTGATCTAGAATGTCAATCACATCTTTCGTAAAAAAGAGGGACTTATTTGGTCTTTCCCCGTGAATCATTTGAACCATGTTCTCAATTTCATAGTTCATGGCATTACTGGTAAAGCCAGATTCAATCCATTCTTTTGTTCCATCGTTAAAAACTAGTTCCGCTTTATCAGCGCGTGGATAATCTTCGACAGTAAGGTAGCCATTTTCAAAAGCAACGATTCCTTTTTTAGGCATTTTCGCTTGGAAGGTTAAGCTGATCGAGGCAAGCTCTTGTTTCTCATTTTGTAAAATCGTTACCGATTGTTCATCTACACCCGTGGAAAAAGGAACCATCGTTGAGGCGATCACGGTTGGCTGCTCAGACATGAACCAACGTGCAAATGAAACGGCATAGGTCCCAATGTCCAGTAATGCTCCGCCGGCTAATTCTGGATTGAAAAAGCGGTTGGTAGGATCAGGATCTTTATAGCTTCCAAAAGGAGCCTGAATCATTTTTAATTTTCCTAATTTTCCACTGTCCATTAACGTATGAAGTTCTTGGTACAAAGGCATGTTAAAGATTGTCATTGCCTCTGCCAAAATCAATTGATTCTTTTCGGCTAACGCAATCGCTTCTTGTAGTTCAGCAAGGGTCATAGTGATCGCCTTTTCGCATAATACATGTTTTCCAGCCTCTAAAGCTTGAATAATATGTTGATGATGTTGGCGATTTGGCACAGCTATATATATAATAGAGATAGCTTCATCAGCCAACATTTCCTGATAACTACCATAAGCCTTCGCGATGCCATATTCTTTTGCAAATTTTTCTGCTTTTTCAAGCGTCCGTGAAGCACAAGCAGTCAAGCTGCTCGTAGTTTGGTTAAAATTCTCAGCAAAATCGTGTGCGATATCGCCAAGTCCAACGATTCCCCATTGTAATTCTGTCATATTGGTCCTCCTAAGATAGTCTCTTTTTAATTTTGCAAGTTGAACTATCAATTAAATAAAGCCGTGTTCAACTTATTTTTTGATGAAGTGTGTATAAAAATAGAAAAAAGATTGAAGCTTTTCTCAAATTATAGCAGTAAATATTAAAATAGTTCAATCCATTTGCCAAAGTGGTGTATTTTTTCTGAAAAATCAGTAGAATAGATAAGGAGGGATTTTTCGTGAATCAAATTTATTTGGATTTAGTAATGAGTGCGATTTTTGAACAATTTCATTCAGAACAAGATTTTTATCAAGATTACTTAGGAGTCAATGACGTTCAATGGCAACAGTGGAAGGCTGGTCAGAACAATTTATCACCGGAAGCAAATCAAAAAATCAAAAACTTATTCAGTGATTATGAATGGATGTTAAGTCAAAAAGTCATTCGACAAACGTTTTTGTTCCCCGAAAAGCGCCCGACGGCAGTTGCTGAATATCGTGAGATGAAGACGATTATTGCGCAGCAGTGGATTGCCAGTGGATTGGCCCAAGTCGAAATGATCCCATTCAAAAACAAAAATGAAGAAGAGAATCATGATTATATCGATTTACGTATAACGATCGATTATGACAATTGGGGCTATAGTGATATACTGAGTTTTCGTTTGCCGGCACATATTCAAAATCAAATTGCCAGTGCACACAAGAAAACCGCACTGCTTGACTGGGTAAACGAAAAGTTAACGGAAACATACACGTCATTAGACGATTAACGAGAGGATTTTTAAATTGAAAAAAACAGTAGGACTACTTTCAGTCATAATTATGATCGGAATGACCGCGTATTCACTTTTTTATAGTGCACCTGCTGAGACAGATGCTCAAAAAGCGACGGCAACGACCTATTCATTCGAAAAGAAAACGGCTGCTAAGAAGAAGAATGCTGTGCAAGAAGCGCTGCCTAATTCTAATGCAAAAGATTGGAATCTTGTGTTAGTAGGCCCAAAAAATAAAATAGAGAATGAAGTTCCTGAAAGTCAGTTGGCTACATTATCAGATAACAGTCATCAAGTCGACAGTCGCATCGCGAAAGATTATGAAGCTTTTTCCGAAGCGGCAACAAAAGCAGGATTCCCTTTAGTCATCGTCTCAGCATTTCGTTCTGTGGAGTCTCAAAAAGAGGTTTTTGAGACAAATGTCAATGGATTGGTGAGTGGGAATGGGATGAGCGAAGAAGAAGCAACTGCGAAAACCAAGGAAACCATTACCGAACCTGGCTATAGTGAGCACCATACGGGTCTTGCAGTAGATATCGTCGATCAAAATTGGTATAACTCCTATTCAACTCAAGTATTAGATGCTTCTTACGGGGATCAACCTGGAGCAAAATGGATCGCTGAGAACGCACCAAAATATGGATTTATCATTCGCTATCCAAAAGATCGCCAAGACATCACTGGTATCACGTATGAGCCGTGGCATATTCGATATGTAGGCAAGAAAAATGCGGAATATATCACGGAACATCATTTAACTTTAGAAGAATTTTTGAAACAGTTATCAGCTAAATAAGGAGGCATTATGCCTAAGAAAAATTATAAAAAACGGAAGTCCAATCTATCGATCCCGCTGATTTTTGCGGGAATCTTGATTATTGGGGTAGCTTTCGTTTTTTCTTTACATTCACTATCAGATTTTGGCGTAGAGGATACTCAAAAGGAAGAAAATTTGTCTCGGCAAGAATTTGTTGAAAAGTTGGCACCACATGCGAAGGAATTGCAACAAGGCTATGGTGTCCTGCCAAGTATCATCTTAGGTCAAGCTATTCTAGAATCTAATTGGGGACAATCACAATTGGCAAGTGAATACAAAAATCTATTTGGTATTAAAGCCTCTGGAAATCAACCAAAAATCAGCCTTGAAACAAAGGAATATATGAATGAGCAGTGGATTACTATCCAAGGAGATTTTAAAGTTTATTCTACATGGGAAGAATCTTTAGATGACCATACCATGCTTTTTGTAAATGGGACAAATTGGAATCCTCAGCTTTACGCGGGTGTTTTAACAGCGACGGATTATAAACAGGCGGCTCAAGCATTGCAAACTGCTGGGTATGCGACAGATCCCGATTATGCAAATAAAATTATATCCGTGATTGAAACGTATAACTTGGATAGATACGATCATTCATAGTAAAATTAATTTAAGAAATACGTTAGGGAGATGGTTTAATGTCAGAAAACAATGTGCCTGAAATTATGACAGAATTACGGCAAGATATCGTACGTGTACCCAAAGTAATCAAGAAAGCTTCCGGAATAATCATTTTCGGTAAGAAAATCCGTTCAATTATTTTTACCACGGATATTGCAATCATTCGAAATACAGATGCGGACGCTGTGATTGCCGTCTATCCTTTTACGCCGCATCCGGCTATTACTAAGAGTATTATTGAAGCAGCAGATATTCCTGTCTTCTCTGGTGTAGCAGGAGGATTGACTCATGGCGCCCGGTCTGCATATATGGGGATGTTCGCAGAGTCTCAAGGAAGCTTAGGGGTTGTCGTAAATGGTCCAACGCCAGTAGAAACAATTGAAGCAGTGAACGATGTAGTGGATATCCCCGTTATTGCTACGGTAACATCAAAGTACTCTAAGATTGAAGAAAAATTGGCGGCTGGCGTTGATATTATCAATATCAGTGCTGGGAAAGAAACAGTCGAAGCAGTGAGGCATTTTCGTCAAATGTACCCAGATCTTCCAATCATTGCTACTGGAGGTCCTGATGAAGAGACGATCGAAGCAACGATTACAGCTGGAGCGAATGCAATCACCTACACGCCACCATCAAACGGAGTCTTGTTTAGCAAGAAGATGGAGAAATACCGTAAGATGGAATACGACGAAGACCATCAATAAAAAGGAAAAGGATGTCGAAATCATAAACGATTTCGGCATCCTTTTTTTATCTATTAGCTAATGTTTTGAGGGAAACTACGATGCAAAAATAGTTTTAAACGTTGGCAATAATTGATCAAATGATTTAAGTTCTATGTCTTGAATTTGGGTTGTTCCTTTTGGTAATTGTCGATTTCTATGGTTGAGCCAAAGCGATTGCCAGCCAGCACGTTTTGAACCAATCACGTCGTTGTTGAAATTGTCTCCGACATATAAAGAATTTTCAGGATTTAAGGAGAACTGCTTCTTGCCTAAATCGAAAATTTCAACGTCTGGTTTTTCATAGCCGGTCGCTTGAGAGATGATGATGTTTTCCTCATTGACCCAATTCAACAGACCTAATTGTAAAATCTTTTTGTATTGATGATCCGTTGGACCGTTGGTGATAATACTAACGGGTACTTTTTTTCTTTTTAAAAAATCCAGTGTTTTTTCAACTTCTCGATGCATGGTGATAGCATCTAATTCAGCCTCATAAACCTCTTGGAAATGCAGCGCTTCGTCATCAGTAATATGCGGATAATCCAAATCTTTTAATGATTGACTGATACGATGAGAACGCATATACTCCAGTGTCCATTCTTGAGTAATGACTTTGTTAAAGTTTGCATCACTATGCACACGAAAACGGGTATAAAGCGGGAGCATATCTTCTTCAGTAACTAAAGGAAACAATTTTTGGACTGCTTTTCGAAATGGTTCTTGTTGATCGTAAATTGTATCATCGATATCAAATACGACAGTTTCAATCAAATTCGACACGCCTTTCATTTTTCAGCAAATTTTCTGTTAATTACAGTAGCTATTTTAGTATAAAGAATTACACAAAAAAAGTGTAAATCGTTGATTAGAAAAGGTTTTTGATACTAAAAAAGACAAACCGCATATTATCAATTTTCAGTAACTGAGACTCAAAAAAAGATTTCTTTTTAAATTCTAATCTATTATGATTAAGATATAAAAACGGATAGGTGGAAAAGAGATGCGTAGAAAAAAAAGACAGGTTACTGATTTAGAATTAATCAAGAAATTTGTAGAAAAAACACAAGTTGTAAGAATTGCATTGAATGGAGAAAAATATCCTTACGTTGTACCAGTAAATTTTGGATATGAATGGAACGAGGAAGAGCTAATGCTTTTTATTCATGGTGCTGCCGAAGGAAAAAAGGTAAACATGATTAAAAATGATCCACATGTTGCAATAGAAATGGATGGTCATCATAGACTGATCGAGGGAACTAGTAATGCGGCTACTTATTCTTATGCATATCAGAGTTTTATTGGTTTTGGCCATGCAAGCTTTTTAGAGGATTTGGAAGAGAAAAGAAAGGCACTTCATGTTTTAATGGATCATGCAGCAAAAGGGGCCAGTTTTGACGAAATACCAGAAGCTATGTTGAAACGTACGGGCATTATCAAAATAACGCTAGCTTCCTATACGATGAAGGAAAATATCCATCCAGATGAAAAATAATATATATAAAAAAAGGCCTCAAACCTCTTAGAGAGATTTGGGGCCTTTTCTATTTATGCAGTTTTTTTAATCGATATTCTTCAAAGTAAGAAGCATTACCTCGGCTTTGGACTCTAGCATAAATACCCATCAGAACAGCACCAATTGTATTCGTTAGTAAATCACCCATGGTATCCATTAATGCAGCACGACCGACTAATAATTTTCCTGCTGAGGTGGCATAACGCTGTAGGTTCATATCCGCCACTGTATCGCATAGAAATTCCCAAAACTCCCAAAAAACGCCGCACACTCCTGCAAAGGCAAAACCAAACAATAGGAAAAGCCACGGGGAGGTTTTGCTGATATTCGCATCCTTCATGAGGTATCCAATCAATCCGTATCCTAAGGCAGTTAATACCATAGGACTCACAGTGTGCAAAATTTTATCCCAAAAAGATACAATTGAAATCATGTGTAATGAAGTACCCAAGAAAACAGAAATCACTAAGAAAAACCAATAAAAATAAATGATTTTTTCTGGTATGAAAAGTTTGAATAACTTAGAAATGAGTTCAGGTAAAAAGATGAGACCAATACCTGCCAAACATTCGATAACAAAAATCACTCCTTGCTTTGTCGAATATTTGCCAATAACAAATTCAAAGATATTATACGCAAGACAGAGAATACCAAAAACTACTAATGCTGTTCTATATTTTTTATAAGTCACGCCAATCACTACCTTCTAAAAACGATTTGATGTTCTCCAGCAGGGCAGGTTCATTGCTGACAATGACACCATTCAATTTAATAAGCCCGACTGTATAAAGGTTCAAATAATGAAATTGATTTTCTGCGGGTGTTTGTAATGCCGCTATTTTCTGCTGGTTGTCGGCGCCTTGTTGACGCGAATCTGTGTATAGCGCGATGATTGGAATTCCTTTAGCATAGGCAACACCGATTTCTGAGGCAACACCAGCATCAATCGTCAGGCCATCTAATAAAGCGACCATCAAATCACTTTTTAAAACTTCCTCAGTATCAGCCAAGGCGATCATCTTACTATCGGCATATGCTGATTTGTCATTGATTCCCGCATTTTCCTGCGGTAAATAGATTGTTAACTCTTTATCAATTTCGCGAATTTTTTTAACTAAATAATCATTGTAGAATAAGTCACTCTGCGCAAATAAAGGAGCAGCAAAATATATATGTTTAGAAGTAGTCACTGAAATAAGCCTCCATATCCGGTATGATTGATTCTAATAATTCAACGGCTTTTTTATCCGCCTCAATTCGCTCGATCCGGGCAAGATAGGTCGCACGTCTGTAATTCATTAATAAACAAGTCAAAGTTTGAATGGTCAAACGAATACGTTTCCCTTTTGGTTGATCTGAGATATCCAAAGCACCCTTGTCGTCCCAACTCAAAGCAAAGATGCTGTTATTCCATTTTGCAACTGGATCAGTCACTTCAAAGTAGAAGGGCTCCACAGATTTTTCAAACGGGTATTCCAATAAAAATTGTTTTACATCAACAATGCGTGCCATAAAAAAAGGGGCAATCGTTTCGGTTATTTCGCTATCATCGAGTAAAAAAGATAAAGGTTCATTTTTGTAAATATCACCTTCTACCCAATAAATCATTGAAAAGTGTGCACTGATGAAATTCCACAATCCGTTTCGTGCTTCTTGATTTAAGTAGAACATTTCTTTGATATGAAAAACTTCATCAGAGATCCAGTAGAAGAGAACACCGGTTGGTTTCTTATGCTCATCATAGTAAACCGCCGCAATCCGTTCTTCTTCATTTTCAAAGCGCCAGTATTCTTCCCAATTTAATTCTTTCCGAATCATAGCCCCGTGATTATTTAAAGCAAACTCATCGTATACCTTATAAACATCTGGATCGTCAACCTCTTTCCGTTCAACAATTCCAGGTAGATCAACTTGTTTGGGTAATTGCGTGTCTTTTATTTTGAAGCTTAATTTATCGGACATAATTTCCCAACCTTTACGTCGATAATAAGGAATATTGTAAGGATATAGATAGGAAATCCACTGTTGGTCCTGACGCATTTGAATCAGCGCTTTTTCGATCAAATCTTTCATAAGCCCGTGGTTCGCATATTCAGGATAAGTCCCAACTCCAGTAATCCCTCCCATGTCAAAAAGCTTTCCGTGAATATTTACTTCACAAGGATAGATCGCGATTTGTGAAATGAGATTTTCGTCATGAAACCAGCCAAAAACTTTTGATTGTTCCAAAACAGGCTTTTTTGCCCGAACCATTTCACGTTTGTTTTCGTACCCGCTATTTTCAATATCACTTTCGGTGACTTGAAAAACATAGCTGAGTAGTTCGTCGTATTGAGCTAAATATTCTTCACCGACTGGCTTCAAGACTAATTGTTGCTTAAAGTCATTTTCCATTCTTTCATCTCCATTTTTAGTTTACAACCTTAGTATAGCAAAAGCAGGTTTATTTTTCTCTTACAGACATTGGAAATAGGGGAAAAGACTTTTTTTCTACCGGAAACGTTGGTATAATTGACAGTGCTGACTAAAAGAAATGAGGAACTTTAATGAATTTAGAAGAAATGAAGAAACGCCAAGAAATGATTCGAAACTTTTCAATCATTGCGCATATTGATCACGGGAAGTCCACTTTGGCGGACCGAATCTTAGAACAAACAAATACTGTAAGTTCCCGAGAAATGCAAGAACAGCTATTAGATTCAATGGATCTTGAACGTGAACGCGGGATTACTATTAAATTGAATGCCGTTGAATTACACTATACCGCAATCGATGGACAAACATATATTTTCCATTTGATTGATACACCAGGGCACGTGGATTTCACCTATGAGGTTTCGCGGAGCTTAGCTGCCTGCGAAGGAGCAGTCTTAGTAGTAGATGCGGCCCAGGGGATCGAGGCTCAGACCTTAGCAAACGTTTATCTGGCACTTGATAACGATTTGGAAATTTTACCAGTGATCAATAAGATCGACTTGCCAGCAGCAGATCCGGAGCGCGTTCGTAAAGAAATCGAAGACGTAATCGGAATTGATGCAGAGGATGCGGTTCTTGCCAGTGCTAAGACCGGTATTGGTATTGGGGATATTTTGGAACAAATCGTAACGAATGTACCTGCACCAAGCGGTGACTTGGAGGCGCCATTAAAGGCACTGAT
It encodes the following:
- a CDS encoding Gfo/Idh/MocA family protein; translated protein: MTELQWGIVGLGDIAHDFAENFNQTTSSLTACASRTLEKAEKFAKEYGIAKAYGSYQEMLADEAISIIYIAVPNRQHHQHIIQALEAGKHVLCEKAITMTLAELQEAIALAEKNQLILAEAMTIFNMPLYQELHTLMDSGKLGKLKMIQAPFGSYKDPDPTNRFFNPELAGGALLDIGTYAVSFARWFMSEQPTVIASTMVPFSTGVDEQSVTILQNEKQELASISLTFQAKMPKKGIVAFENGYLTVEDYPRADKAELVFNDGTKEWIESGFTSNAMNYEIENMVQMIHGERPNKSLFFTKDVIDILDQMHQKWQIEK
- a CDS encoding nucleoside 2-deoxyribosyltransferase encodes the protein MTTSKHIYFAAPLFAQSDLFYNDYLVKKIREIDKELTIYLPQENAGINDKSAYADSKMIALADTEEVLKSDLMVALLDGLTIDAGVASEIGVAYAKGIPIIALYTDSRQQGADNQQKIAALQTPAENQFHYLNLYTVGLIKLNGVIVSNEPALLENIKSFLEGSDWRDL
- a CDS encoding M15 family metallopeptidase, translated to MKKTVGLLSVIIMIGMTAYSLFYSAPAETDAQKATATTYSFEKKTAAKKKNAVQEALPNSNAKDWNLVLVGPKNKIENEVPESQLATLSDNSHQVDSRIAKDYEAFSEAATKAGFPLVIVSAFRSVESQKEVFETNVNGLVSGNGMSEEEATAKTKETITEPGYSEHHTGLAVDIVDQNWYNSYSTQVLDASYGDQPGAKWIAENAPKYGFIIRYPKDRQDITGITYEPWHIRYVGKKNAEYITEHHLTLEEFLKQLSAK
- a CDS encoding pyridoxamine 5'-phosphate oxidase family protein, with translation MRRKKRQVTDLELIKKFVEKTQVVRIALNGEKYPYVVPVNFGYEWNEEELMLFIHGAAEGKKVNMIKNDPHVAIEMDGHHRLIEGTSNAATYSYAYQSFIGFGHASFLEDLEEKRKALHVLMDHAAKGASFDEIPEAMLKRTGIIKITLASYTMKENIHPDEK
- a CDS encoding GNAT family N-acetyltransferase, coding for MENDFKQQLVLKPVGEEYLAQYDELLSYVFQVTESDIENSGYENKREMVRAKKPVLEQSKVFGWFHDENLISQIAIYPCEVNIHGKLFDMGGITGVGTYPEYANHGLMKDLIEKALIQMRQDQQWISYLYPYNIPYYRRKGWEIMSDKLSFKIKDTQLPKQVDLPGIVERKEVDDPDVYKVYDEFALNNHGAMIRKELNWEEYWRFENEEERIAAVYYDEHKKPTGVLFYWISDEVFHIKEMFYLNQEARNGLWNFISAHFSMIYWVEGDIYKNEPLSFLLDDSEITETIAPFFMARIVDVKQFLLEYPFEKSVEPFYFEVTDPVAKWNNSIFALSWDDKGALDISDQPKGKRIRLTIQTLTCLLMNYRRATYLARIERIEADKKAVELLESIIPDMEAYFSDYF
- a CDS encoding glycoside hydrolase family 73 protein; this encodes MPKKNYKKRKSNLSIPLIFAGILIIGVAFVFSLHSLSDFGVEDTQKEENLSRQEFVEKLAPHAKELQQGYGVLPSIILGQAILESNWGQSQLASEYKNLFGIKASGNQPKISLETKEYMNEQWITIQGDFKVYSTWEESLDDHTMLFVNGTNWNPQLYAGVLTATDYKQAAQALQTAGYATDPDYANKIISVIETYNLDRYDHS
- a CDS encoding HAD family hydrolase, with product MKGVSNLIETVVFDIDDTIYDQQEPFRKAVQKLFPLVTEEDMLPLYTRFRVHSDANFNKVITQEWTLEYMRSHRISQSLKDLDYPHITDDEALHFQEVYEAELDAITMHREVEKTLDFLKRKKVPVSIITNGPTDHQYKKILQLGLLNWVNEENIIISQATGYEKPDVEIFDLGKKQFSLNPENSLYVGDNFNNDVIGSKRAGWQSLWLNHRNRQLPKGTTQIQDIELKSFDQLLPTFKTIFAS